A genome region from Coleofasciculaceae cyanobacterium includes the following:
- a CDS encoding photosystem II q(b) protein, with amino-acid sequence NGFNFNQSVMDSQGRVVNTWADILNRANLGFEVMHERNAHNFPLDLASGEQAPVALSAPAING; translated from the coding sequence AAATGGATTTAACTTCAACCAGTCGGTAATGGACTCACAAGGACGTGTAGTCAACACTTGGGCAGACATTCTCAACAGAGCTAACCTCGGTTTTGAAGTAATGCACGAGCGTAATGCACACAACTTCCCCTTAGATTTAGCTAGTGGCGAACAAGCTCCTGTAGCTTTGAGCGCTCCTGCTATCAACGGTTAG